Proteins encoded together in one Streptomyces sp. B1I3 window:
- a CDS encoding TetR family transcriptional regulator, with the protein MTGQVRTVDGRVAGRRGQATRQKLLDCLSEMLSSSPYRDVKVIDVARKAGTSPATFYQYFPDVEGAVLEVAEEMAKEGSGLTELVTGRSWVGKAGRQSAEELVDGFLDFWRRHDAILRVVDLGAAEGDKRFHKIRMKILTSVTSPLTESVKELQAKGKVDKDVSPAAMAGSLVAMLAAVASHQKGFSTWGVKQADLRPNLALLVHLGITGKKPAR; encoded by the coding sequence ATGACAGGACAAGTACGCACCGTCGACGGCCGCGTGGCCGGTCGGCGAGGCCAGGCGACGCGGCAGAAGCTGCTCGACTGCCTCAGCGAGATGCTCAGCTCCTCGCCGTACCGGGACGTCAAAGTCATCGACGTGGCCCGGAAGGCGGGGACTTCGCCCGCGACGTTCTACCAGTATTTCCCCGACGTCGAGGGCGCCGTCCTCGAAGTCGCCGAGGAAATGGCCAAGGAGGGCTCCGGGCTGACCGAACTGGTCACCGGCCGCTCCTGGGTCGGCAAGGCCGGCCGGCAGTCCGCCGAAGAACTCGTCGACGGATTCCTCGACTTCTGGCGGCGCCACGACGCGATCCTGCGCGTCGTCGACCTCGGCGCGGCCGAGGGCGACAAGCGGTTCCACAAGATCCGCATGAAGATCCTCACCTCTGTCACCAGCCCGCTGACGGAGTCGGTCAAGGAACTGCAGGCGAAGGGCAAGGTCGACAAGGACGTCAGCCCCGCCGCGATGGCCGGTTCGCTCGTCGCGATGCTGGCAGCGGTCGCCTCGCACCAGAAGGGCTTCAGCACCTGGGGCGTGAAGCAGGCCGACCTCCGGCCGAACCTCGCGCTCCTGGTCCACCTCGGCATCACCGGCAAGAAGCCGGCCAGGTAG
- a CDS encoding pyridoxal 5'-phosphate synthase codes for MSDAQKAFRDLLRTQRVWDAPLPRFDTSTAPADPLALFRDWFAEAVAAGQPEPHTMTLATTDAEGRPDVRTLMLHDADERGWHFATHATSEKGRQLAARPHAALGFYWPAQGRQIRVRGAVTPASPAESRADLHSRSAGALAAALTGTQSEVLPSYEELVRASEAAWERARAEPDAEVETWTRYVVEPREVEFFQGDAERRHVRLRYRRGGADWTRELLWP; via the coding sequence ATGAGCGATGCACAGAAGGCCTTCCGCGACCTGCTCCGCACCCAGCGCGTCTGGGACGCCCCCCTCCCCCGTTTCGATACCTCCACCGCGCCCGCGGACCCGCTCGCCCTGTTCCGCGACTGGTTCGCCGAGGCGGTGGCGGCCGGGCAGCCCGAGCCGCACACCATGACCCTGGCGACCACGGACGCCGAGGGCCGACCCGACGTACGGACGCTGATGCTGCACGACGCCGACGAGCGCGGCTGGCACTTCGCCACGCACGCCACCAGCGAGAAGGGCCGCCAGCTCGCCGCCCGCCCGCACGCCGCCCTCGGTTTCTACTGGCCCGCCCAGGGGCGCCAGATCCGCGTACGCGGTGCCGTCACCCCGGCGAGCCCGGCGGAGAGCCGGGCCGACCTGCACAGCAGGTCGGCAGGTGCGCTGGCCGCCGCGCTGACCGGGACCCAGAGCGAGGTGCTCCCGTCGTACGAGGAGCTCGTACGGGCCTCCGAGGCCGCCTGGGAACGGGCGCGGGCGGAGCCGGACGCCGAGGTGGAGACCTGGACGCGGTACGTGGTCGAGCCGCGCGAGGTCGAGTTCTTCCAGGGCGACGCCGAGCGGCGCCATGTCCGGCTGCGCTACCGCCGGGGCGGCGCGGACTGGACGCGGGAGCTGCTGTGGCCGTAG